From a single Callithrix jacchus isolate 240 chromosome 5, calJac240_pri, whole genome shotgun sequence genomic region:
- the LOC103787297 gene encoding uncharacterized protein LOC103787297, whose amino-acid sequence MTHCCSPCCQPTCCRTTCCRTTCWKPTCVTSCCSTPCCQPSCCVSSCCQPCCRPTCCQNTCCGTTCCQPTCVTSCCQPSCCSTPCCQPTCCGSSCCGQTSSCAPVYCTRTCYHPMCVCLPGCLNQSCGSSCCQPCCRPACCETTCCRTTCCQPTCVSSCCQPSCC is encoded by the coding sequence ATGACTCACTGCTGCTCCCCTTGCTGCCAGCCTACGTGCTGCCGGACCACCTGCTGCAGGACCACCTGCTGGAAGCCCACCTGTGTGACCAGCTGCTGCAGCACACCCTGCTGCCAGCCCTCCTGCTGTGtgtccagctgctgccagccTTGCTGCCGCCCAACTTGCTGTCAAAACACCTGCTGCGGGACCACCTGCTGCCAGCCCACCTGTGTGACCAGCTGCTGCCAGCCTTCCTGCTGCAGCACACCCTGCTGCCAGCCCACCTGCTGCGGGTCCAGCTGCTGTGGCCAGACCAGCTCCTGTGCACCTGTGTACTGTACGAGAACCTGCTACCACCCCATGTGTGTCTGCCTGCCTGGTTGCCTAAACCAGAGCTGTGGATCCAGCTGCTGCCAGCCCTGCTGCCGCCCAGCCTGCTGTGAGACCACCTGCTGCAGGACCACCTGCTGCCAGCCCACCTGTGtgtccagctgctgccagccTTCTTGCTGCTGA